From one Triticum urartu cultivar G1812 chromosome 3, Tu2.1, whole genome shotgun sequence genomic stretch:
- the LOC125548173 gene encoding VAN3-binding protein-like — protein MDTCNPRPMKQTDRRPAYRVTGLLSSSSSSHLDRPPSAAVAYIYPFVLISGNAGIVGIDVVEEEEDAAAAAIPPPQTPLEPMEYLSRSWSVSASEISKILVGGKKSCLNRLPLQEMGIPEASAVLAATAIVPSYRHHTEARRSSISGIGHHQSIGKWFQHKDASRSRQSSNEKLRADRAHVHAMVSVVRVAAAVAAVAAASTSSDTQASKMAAAMAPATELLASHCVEAARLAGATHEQVASAVQSAVGVRSAGDLTTLTAAAATALRGAATMKQRVQREAARSNASVLPYEKGHSWSPDVWCKEGELLKRTRKGDLHRTKVSVYINRRSQVVLKLKSKHIGGALSKNNKSVVYGVYSELPTWVIEPGKAFMDEKCCFGLSTAQGIVEFECQDGTSKQNWVDDVQNLLRQVAPDDRVGNKLESVVKMG, from the exons ATGGATACATGCAACCCAAGACCGATGAAGCAGACCGACCGGCGTCCAGCTTACCGGGTGACGGGTCTCCTGTCGTCAAGCTCCTCCTCGCACCTTGACCGGCCTCCAAGCGCAGCCGTCGCATACATCTATCCCTTCGTGTTAATTAGCGGGAACGCCGGCATCGTCGGCATCGATgtggtcgaggaggaggaggatgcggcggcggcggcgatacCGCCGCCGCAGACGCCGCTCGAGCCCATGGAGTACCTGTCGAGGTCCTGGAGCGTGTCCGCGTCGGAGATATCCAAGATCCTCGTCGGAGGCAAGAAGAGCTGCCTCAACAGGCTGCCGCTGCAGGAGATGGGCATACCGGAGGCCTCCGCCGTGCTCGCCGCCACGGCCATCGTCCCGAGCTATCGACACCAC ACGGAAGCAAGGCGGAGTTCCATCAGCGGCATCGGCCACCACCAGTCCATCGGCAAATGGTTCCAGCACAAGGACGCGAGCCGGTCCAGGCAGAGCAGCAACGAGAAGCTGCGCGCCGACAGGGCCCACGTGCACGCCATGGTGTCCGTGGTCCGCGTCGCGGCCGCGGTGGCCGCCGTTGCGGCGGCGTCCACCAGCTCCGACACCCAGGCCTCCAAGATGGCCGCCGCCATGGCGCCGGCCACGGAGCTGCTGGCCTCGCACTGCGTGGaggcggcaaggcttgccggggcGACACACGAGCAGGTGGCCTCCGCCGTCCAGTCCGCGGTCGGCGTAAGGAGCGCCGGCGATCTGACGACGCTCACAGCCGCAGCGGCAACCG CGCTGCGAGGAGCTGCGACGATGAAGCAGAGGGTCCAGCGGGAGGCGGCGAGGAGCAACGCGAGCGTTCTTCCTTACGAGAAGGGCCATTCGTGGAGCCCTGATGTCTGGTGCAAGGAGGGTGAGCTGCTGAAACGCACAAGAAAAG GGGATTTACACAGGACAAAAGTATCTGTCTACATCAACAGGAGGTCTCAGGTAG TGCTGAAGCTGAAAAGCAAGCACATTGGAGGTGCACTGTCCAAGAACAACAAGA GCGTGGTTTACGGCGTATACAGTGAGCTTCCGACGTGGGTGATCGAGCCGGGAAAGGCCTTCATGGATGAGAAATGCTGCTTCGGCCTGAGCACGGCGCAAGGGATCGTGGAATTCGAGTGTCAGGACGGCACGAGTAAGCAGAACTGGGTCGATGATGTGCAGAACCTGCTTCGACAGGTTGCTCCAGATGATCGTGTGGGAAATAAGCTGGAGTCGGTAGTGAAAATGGGTTGA